The following coding sequences are from one Deltaproteobacteria bacterium window:
- a CDS encoding sigma-54-dependent Fis family transcriptional regulator — MAANILLIDDEENIRFTLNRFLQQEGYNVWCASDCDQALEIIDSIELDVIFADVILKGRTGIEILDEVKKRNMLCPVVIFTGAPNIETASDAVRLGAFDYLPKPIRQDTLLHVASKALRHKKLAEEKEKYRLNLEAIFRSVKDAIVTVDQKLLILQVNGRAGELCGITRESAVGNAFDSFSGECSMNCLESLKTTIREHRSLEVRFIECERKSRPQQTVNIRTYPLVGTRNKVQGAVLVIRDETRLVHLERELEGRSELHGIIGKSPQIQEIYDLMERLKDVRSTLLISGESGTGKGMVARTIHRMGTLRGRPFVSVNCSALPETLLESELFGHVSGAFTGATKNRMGRFQKAEGGTIFLDEIGETTPHMQLRLLHVLQDGEFERVGDSTPVKVNVRVIAATNKDLNTEIEGGRFREDLYYRLRVVEIELPPLRERKEDIPLLVDHFLEKLRIKLDKQIASVSEDVLETFIEYPWPGNVRELEHSLEHAFILCREEVIETRHLPAHLRKFGLTSKDREHYHDVVAALEKARWNKTKAAAVLGISRQELYRKLKRYKIV, encoded by the coding sequence ATGGCAGCTAACATATTATTAATAGACGACGAAGAGAACATACGATTCACTTTGAACCGATTTCTCCAGCAAGAGGGGTATAATGTATGGTGCGCATCCGACTGCGACCAGGCCCTAGAAATCATCGATAGCATCGAACTCGATGTCATTTTTGCTGACGTTATTTTGAAAGGAAGAACAGGTATTGAAATCCTGGATGAAGTCAAGAAAAGAAATATGTTATGCCCTGTTGTCATTTTTACCGGTGCGCCTAACATAGAAACGGCTTCGGATGCTGTTCGGCTAGGCGCATTTGATTATTTGCCCAAGCCTATACGCCAGGACACATTGCTTCACGTGGCAAGCAAGGCATTACGACATAAGAAACTTGCCGAAGAAAAGGAAAAATATCGTCTGAATCTCGAAGCTATTTTTAGGAGTGTCAAAGACGCTATTGTTACTGTTGATCAAAAGCTACTGATCCTCCAAGTCAATGGAAGAGCCGGAGAATTGTGTGGGATAACCCGGGAGTCGGCTGTCGGAAATGCTTTTGACTCTTTCTCAGGGGAATGCAGCATGAACTGCTTGGAGAGTCTGAAGACTACGATCCGTGAGCATCGTTCCCTTGAGGTTCGTTTCATTGAATGTGAAAGGAAAAGCCGTCCTCAACAAACCGTAAATATCAGGACTTACCCATTGGTGGGGACCAGGAATAAAGTCCAGGGAGCTGTTCTCGTTATTAGAGATGAGACCCGACTCGTCCATCTGGAAAGGGAACTTGAAGGACGCAGTGAGCTTCATGGTATCATCGGCAAGAGTCCACAAATACAAGAGATTTATGACCTAATGGAGCGTTTGAAGGACGTCCGGAGCACCCTCTTGATAAGCGGAGAAAGCGGCACCGGGAAAGGTATGGTTGCCAGGACGATACACCGCATGGGAACTCTTCGTGGTAGGCCCTTTGTATCCGTAAACTGTTCCGCCTTGCCGGAGACCTTACTCGAAAGCGAGCTGTTCGGCCATGTCAGCGGAGCTTTCACCGGGGCCACCAAGAACCGCATGGGTCGATTCCAGAAAGCCGAGGGAGGTACGATCTTCCTGGACGAAATTGGTGAGACCACGCCGCACATGCAGCTTCGCCTTCTCCACGTTCTGCAGGACGGGGAGTTTGAGCGTGTCGGCGATTCGACTCCGGTGAAGGTGAATGTCAGAGTAATTGCCGCCACGAACAAGGATTTAAATACTGAAATAGAAGGTGGGCGCTTCCGCGAAGACCTCTATTACCGTTTACGGGTTGTGGAAATTGAACTGCCGCCGTTGAGAGAACGGAAGGAAGATATACCTCTCCTCGTCGATCATTTTTTGGAGAAACTGAGAATCAAACTCGATAAACAGATCGCGTCGGTATCAGAGGATGTGCTCGAAACATTCATAGAATACCCTTGGCCGGGGAACGTCCGGGAGCTGGAGCATTCGCTGGAGCACGCATTCATTCTTTGCAGGGAAGAAGTTATCGAGACCAGGCACCTGCCCGCTCATTTGAGAAAATTCGGTTTAACGTCCAAAGACCGGGAACACTATCACGATGTAGTCGCCGCCTTGGAGAAGGCTCGATGGAATAAAACGAAGGCGGCGGCGGTGCTGGGTATCAGCCGCCAGGAGCTCTATCGCAAGCTGAAGCGATATAAGATCGTCTGA
- a CDS encoding uroporphyrinogen decarboxylase family protein translates to MAEKCGMDYVRAAFKREFLERIPVTVSLGPFTAKLGGVPLGRFFTDPGKMVEATLRAFDIVRPDTLVSHIDLNLETEAMGNVIEFTEDGSPLLRRKMLAEDQKALVKMTVPDPEKDGRGPVYLKACRDLASHFGRQVPVASVVNGPWNIAVTLRGVEQLMMDTYDEPDFVHDLMAFATETCKVYSSKLKDTGAGVSMTEAAASCSLISPNMYREFIKPYHMELFEYFKANRINVSLHICGYIDPILEDILDLPIHSLSIDAQTSMQRLRDLAGTKIVAIGNVATNLFANGKKDRIEAAVKEVVDLCAKGSAFILTSGCDIPYNSTLDRVLHFMEFGREYGTYAK, encoded by the coding sequence ATGGCGGAAAAATGCGGCATGGATTATGTGCGCGCGGCGTTCAAGCGCGAATTTCTGGAAAGGATTCCCGTAACCGTATCTCTGGGTCCGTTTACCGCCAAATTGGGGGGAGTCCCCCTGGGACGATTCTTTACGGATCCCGGTAAGATGGTGGAGGCCACACTTCGCGCCTTCGATATTGTCCGGCCGGATACACTGGTTTCCCACATCGACCTCAATCTCGAAACAGAAGCTATGGGCAACGTAATCGAATTTACAGAAGACGGCAGTCCTTTGCTTCGAAGGAAAATGCTCGCGGAAGACCAGAAGGCTTTAGTGAAAATGACGGTGCCGGATCCTGAGAAAGACGGTCGCGGACCTGTTTACCTGAAAGCCTGCAGGGATTTAGCCTCCCATTTCGGAAGGCAGGTGCCGGTGGCGTCCGTGGTGAACGGTCCCTGGAATATCGCCGTCACCCTGCGTGGCGTCGAACAACTCATGATGGACACCTATGACGAACCGGATTTCGTCCATGACTTGATGGCGTTCGCAACGGAAACGTGCAAGGTCTATTCCTCCAAGCTCAAAGACACCGGGGCCGGAGTGAGCATGACCGAGGCGGCGGCTTCCTGCAGCCTGATTTCACCGAACATGTATCGGGAGTTCATCAAACCGTATCACATGGAATTGTTTGAATATTTTAAAGCCAATAGAATAAATGTGAGTCTGCATATATGCGGCTACATTGACCCCATTCTGGAAGACATTCTCGACTTGCCGATCCATTCTCTCAGCATCGACGCCCAGACCTCGATGCAACGCCTGCGGGACCTGGCGGGTACGAAAATCGTGGCCATCGGGAACGTGGCCACGAACCTGTTTGCCAATGGCAAGAAAGATCGGATCGAAGCCGCTGTGAAGGAAGTGGTGGACCTATGCGCGAAAGGAAGCGCGTTCATCCTCACGTCAGGGTGCGATATCCCGTACAATTCCACCCTCGATCGGGTTCTCCATTTCATGGAATTCGGCCGGGAATACGGTACGTATGCCAAATAG
- a CDS encoding ParA family protein, with translation MTLIAVTGRKGGSGKTTLCAHLCGEFSHMGHQVLALDADPQQSLIRWAGMGEGLLHRIVESLEASSFDEFNVQVQAAAKTAGLVFLDTPPTFTDMALWAHLVADLALIPVSPSPLDIFAAGETLQVVREANVQRRSHRPKAWLVPNRVRAFTSAGREIRAALEGLGAPVAPSISLREAAATAALRGLTLAEYSPSSPARREFSVLARAIEEELWIKQGALLVQRPG, from the coding sequence ATGACCTTAATCGCGGTGACGGGCCGAAAAGGTGGAAGTGGGAAAACGACGCTGTGCGCACATCTGTGTGGCGAGTTTTCACACATGGGGCACCAGGTTCTGGCGCTGGACGCCGATCCGCAGCAGAGCCTGATCCGCTGGGCCGGCATGGGTGAAGGTCTGTTGCATCGGATTGTGGAGTCTCTGGAAGCCTCTTCCTTCGACGAATTCAACGTTCAAGTCCAGGCGGCCGCCAAGACTGCCGGACTCGTATTCCTGGACACCCCGCCAACGTTCACAGATATGGCGCTATGGGCCCACCTGGTGGCGGATCTGGCGCTCATACCGGTAAGTCCATCCCCACTGGATATTTTTGCCGCGGGAGAAACGCTCCAGGTGGTCCGAGAGGCCAACGTCCAGCGGAGGAGTCACAGGCCGAAAGCGTGGCTGGTTCCGAACCGGGTGCGGGCGTTCACAAGCGCCGGACGCGAAATTCGCGCAGCGCTCGAAGGACTGGGGGCGCCTGTAGCTCCTTCCATAAGTTTGCGGGAAGCGGCGGCCACGGCGGCCTTGCGTGGCCTGACACTGGCCGAATATTCCCCTTCAAGCCCGGCTCGGAGAGAATTCAGCGTATTGGCCCGAGCCATCGAGGAGGAACTATGGATAAAGCAGGGAGCCTTACTCGTGCAGCGGCCCGGATAA
- a CDS encoding PAS domain-containing protein — protein MDTKSYGKAPQNLAIVGGGRTCKFFLKLFSLNAFTRFKIKVVGVCDTNPEAEGYRMARDMGIYTTTDLRELLQIEDLNAVIESTNSREVLYDLIKLRPERVGILELNIARWLLQFVAVDQKRRPLEQQVLFEKMISEFLIQQVTQRILVLNTDFTIAEANAACLESIQKTRKDVIGAPCYSVIRGFNAPCASTDFGLTCPMLETIRTGRSSRVIEPDLKADDPLSYSEIVTYPIKDPNGDIVRIIEIWRDISRDISSQWIQRQKESKADLDKLIQEDRLISLGKLVASCVHEINNPIQGLITFSHIILDILKEGKIGPEDAEQLRKFAELMSTELERCGAIVSGLLSFSRESSMEYRDTNLNDVLTAVLNLTRHRIKLQDIELKVELAPDMLSIHGDANKLQQCFLNLIFNSIEAMPSGGRLEIISRLDPKLESVSVEIHDTGVGISPENLDHIFDPFFTTKPMGEGTGLGLSIVYGVVKSHGGKVAVNSRVNEGTNFILQFPIPTGDWITLPHQEDAP, from the coding sequence ATGGATACTAAAAGTTACGGTAAGGCTCCCCAGAACCTGGCCATTGTAGGCGGAGGCCGGACATGCAAATTTTTCCTGAAGTTGTTCTCTTTGAATGCTTTTACCAGATTCAAAATCAAGGTTGTGGGTGTCTGCGACACCAACCCGGAGGCGGAAGGCTACCGCATGGCCCGGGACATGGGTATTTACACTACCACCGATTTGCGGGAGCTGCTGCAAATCGAAGATTTGAACGCTGTCATTGAATCAACCAACAGCCGCGAGGTGCTGTACGATCTGATCAAGTTGAGACCCGAGCGCGTGGGAATCCTTGAACTCAACATCGCCCGATGGTTGCTTCAGTTCGTTGCGGTGGATCAGAAGCGCAGGCCATTGGAACAGCAAGTCCTTTTCGAGAAGATGATCTCCGAGTTTCTCATCCAACAGGTGACCCAGCGAATCCTGGTGTTGAATACCGATTTCACCATAGCCGAGGCCAATGCCGCGTGTCTGGAATCCATTCAAAAGACCCGAAAAGATGTGATCGGCGCACCCTGTTACAGCGTCATCCGTGGATTCAACGCACCCTGCGCCAGTACGGATTTCGGCCTGACCTGTCCCATGTTGGAAACGATCCGGACCGGCAGATCCTCACGCGTCATTGAGCCGGACCTGAAGGCGGATGATCCGCTGTCATACAGCGAGATCGTGACGTATCCGATCAAGGATCCAAATGGCGACATTGTGCGTATCATCGAGATTTGGCGTGATATTTCTCGGGATATCTCGTCTCAATGGATTCAGCGACAAAAGGAATCCAAGGCGGATCTGGATAAACTGATCCAGGAGGATCGACTTATTTCACTGGGCAAGCTGGTTGCGAGCTGCGTTCATGAAATCAACAACCCGATCCAGGGGCTCATAACGTTTAGCCACATCATACTCGACATCCTGAAAGAAGGGAAGATTGGTCCTGAGGACGCCGAGCAATTGCGCAAGTTTGCGGAGCTCATGTCCACCGAACTCGAACGTTGCGGCGCCATCGTTTCCGGCCTGCTGTCCTTTTCCAGGGAATCATCCATGGAGTACCGGGACACCAATCTCAACGACGTACTCACGGCGGTGCTCAACTTGACCCGCCATCGAATCAAACTGCAGGACATCGAATTGAAGGTCGAACTGGCTCCGGACATGTTGAGCATTCACGGTGACGCCAACAAGTTGCAGCAGTGTTTTCTCAATTTGATCTTCAACTCCATCGAGGCGATGCCGTCCGGCGGGCGTCTGGAAATCATCTCGCGGCTGGATCCGAAACTGGAATCGGTCTCTGTCGAAATCCACGACACCGGCGTCGGCATTTCGCCTGAAAATTTGGATCATATCTTCGATCCTTTCTTCACGACAAAACCCATGGGCGAAGGCACCGGTCTGGGTCTATCCATCGTCTACGGAGTGGTCAAAAGCCATGGCGGAAAAGTCGCGGTGAACAGCCGGGTCAATGAGGGGACCAATTTTATTCTCCAGTTTCCGATTCCTACCGGGGATTGGATTACGCTTCCCCACCAGGAGGATGCTCCATGA
- a CDS encoding sigma-54-dependent Fis family transcriptional regulator, with protein MNEKMSIMIVDDEMIVRESFLHWFKRGGHRVDAAASGMEALKKLEESAFDLMFVDIKMPGMSGIELLEKVKAEYPETIVVIITAYGSIESAVQAMKIGAADYLLKPFKPDQLSLVMEKIAQQRKLAKEYNYLKGRLEHMSRFENIIGQSDAMQELFQLIPEVADSDASVLLIGETGTGKEMVAKAIHARSRRANYPFIAINCGAIPDSLLESELFGHQKGAFTSAVQSRKGFIEVVSGGTLFLDEIGEISTKMQVDLLRVLQEKKITRVGSTQSVEVDFRLISATSRDLEEQLSNRSFREDFYYRINVIEIQIPPLRKRKEDIPLLVNHFLNKFSHETTKHVDHVSREAEMLLKNYDWPGNVRELENAIERAVVLSKSRTLNASDFAFLCAQPTGGSPGRSLFDMERTHIELVMTECDWNISQAAKILGIHRATLHKKINMYGLKRDN; from the coding sequence ATGAACGAAAAAATGAGCATTATGATCGTCGATGACGAAATGATCGTTCGCGAGTCCTTTCTTCACTGGTTCAAAAGAGGCGGTCACCGGGTGGACGCCGCCGCCTCGGGAATGGAAGCCCTCAAAAAATTGGAAGAGAGCGCCTTCGACCTGATGTTCGTAGATATCAAGATGCCCGGAATGAGCGGCATCGAGCTGCTGGAAAAGGTGAAGGCCGAGTATCCGGAAACCATCGTGGTCATCATTACCGCGTACGGTTCCATTGAGTCGGCGGTCCAGGCCATGAAAATAGGCGCCGCCGATTACCTGCTCAAGCCGTTCAAGCCGGATCAGCTCTCCCTGGTCATGGAAAAGATCGCACAGCAAAGGAAACTGGCCAAGGAATACAACTACCTGAAAGGCCGGCTGGAACACATGTCCCGGTTTGAAAACATCATCGGGCAGTCGGACGCCATGCAGGAACTGTTTCAGCTCATCCCGGAAGTGGCGGACAGTGACGCGTCGGTCCTTCTCATAGGCGAAACCGGAACCGGCAAGGAGATGGTCGCCAAAGCGATCCACGCCAGAAGCCGAAGAGCCAATTACCCCTTTATCGCCATCAACTGCGGCGCCATCCCCGACTCGTTATTGGAAAGCGAGCTGTTCGGACACCAGAAAGGCGCTTTTACAAGTGCGGTGCAAAGCCGCAAAGGCTTTATCGAGGTGGTGAGCGGAGGAACACTCTTTCTCGATGAAATCGGTGAAATCAGCACCAAGATGCAGGTGGACCTGTTACGGGTATTGCAGGAAAAGAAAATCACACGCGTAGGCAGCACCCAGTCCGTTGAAGTCGATTTCAGGCTTATCTCCGCAACCAGCCGGGACCTCGAGGAGCAGCTCTCCAACCGGTCGTTCAGGGAGGATTTTTATTACAGGATCAACGTGATCGAGATCCAGATTCCACCGTTGAGAAAGCGAAAGGAAGATATCCCGCTGCTGGTAAACCACTTCCTGAACAAATTCAGCCACGAAACCACCAAGCATGTGGACCATGTGTCGCGTGAAGCCGAAATGCTGCTCAAGAATTACGACTGGCCCGGCAACGTGCGCGAGTTGGAAAACGCCATCGAACGGGCTGTGGTTCTCTCCAAATCACGGACACTTAACGCGAGCGACTTCGCTTTCCTGTGCGCCCAACCGACAGGCGGATCTCCCGGACGGTCTCTGTTCGATATGGAGAGGACGCACATAGAATTGGTCATGACCGAATGCGATTGGAACATTTCGCAGGCGGCAAAAATCTTGGGCATTCATCGCGCCACGCTCCACAAGAAGATCAACATGTACGGGCTTAAACGCGATAACTGA
- a CDS encoding zinc metallopeptidase: protein MAVGKAPPLSVKVIAAHVSGYLHLTTDTLAPWDLPREAYDSKRHQYNAAHLLKAFESKPLDTCGKVIAVFDVDIFVPIFTHVFGEAMLGGKVALVSLYRLGKAEGSNTPEFSTVLERAAKIALHELGHLFNVMHCTDERCLMRFAGNLDDLDRIPFQFCRYCTTFLEDATHAPAFP, encoded by the coding sequence GTGGCTGTAGGAAAGGCGCCCCCTCTATCAGTCAAGGTGATAGCGGCCCATGTCTCCGGCTATCTTCATCTAACCACGGACACCCTCGCCCCCTGGGATCTCCCCCGAGAGGCCTACGATTCGAAAAGGCATCAATATAACGCGGCCCATCTATTGAAGGCGTTCGAGTCCAAACCGCTCGACACATGCGGCAAGGTCATCGCCGTGTTCGACGTGGACATCTTTGTCCCCATATTCACCCATGTGTTCGGTGAGGCCATGCTGGGAGGAAAAGTGGCTCTCGTGTCTCTCTATCGGCTGGGGAAAGCCGAAGGTTCGAACACTCCCGAGTTTTCGACCGTTTTGGAGCGGGCCGCCAAGATCGCCTTGCACGAGTTGGGACACCTGTTCAATGTCATGCATTGCACGGACGAAAGGTGCCTTATGCGTTTTGCCGGAAACCTGGACGATCTGGATCGCATACCCTTCCAGTTTTGCCGCTACTGCACCACTTTCCTGGAGGACGCCACGCACGCTCCCGCATTTCCGTAA
- a CDS encoding glycine cleavage system protein H, translating to MKAKGNKPSDGKKRVVSFQVVENQCIWAKAGVINYRVCDNAYDCNTCGFDKAMSRAGQKKPEDVSQLFAPGWSEELRSRYIGANRPCRHALTGRINAPKICPLNNECYHCAFDQWLDEVDLSQELDAPKYRLASGFKIAEGYYYHMGHTWVRFEHGGVVRVGFDDFLSRVFGTMSSVALPSLGRSVSQDKVGWSFAREQHEASVLCPVTGKVLAVNHAVMDHPEIAHKDPYQHGWLMIIEPNMPKRNLKGLYYGDESVHWMEQEQQKLMGILGPEYAALAATGAEVVDDVFGNCEGIEWNGLVDRFLHTSK from the coding sequence ATGAAAGCAAAGGGAAATAAGCCGAGTGATGGTAAGAAACGGGTGGTCAGCTTCCAGGTGGTGGAAAACCAGTGCATCTGGGCGAAAGCCGGGGTCATCAATTACCGGGTCTGTGACAATGCCTATGACTGCAACACCTGCGGCTTTGACAAGGCGATGAGCCGGGCCGGGCAGAAGAAGCCGGAGGATGTTTCTCAGCTGTTTGCACCCGGTTGGAGCGAGGAGTTGAGGAGCCGCTATATCGGCGCCAACCGGCCGTGCCGTCATGCGCTCACCGGCCGCATCAATGCACCGAAGATATGCCCTTTGAACAACGAGTGCTACCATTGCGCCTTCGACCAGTGGCTGGATGAAGTGGATTTGAGCCAGGAACTGGATGCCCCCAAGTACCGGCTGGCGTCCGGATTCAAAATCGCGGAAGGCTACTACTACCATATGGGGCATACCTGGGTGCGGTTCGAACATGGCGGCGTCGTACGAGTGGGATTCGATGACTTCCTCTCCCGCGTGTTCGGCACGATGAGTTCGGTGGCGCTTCCGTCTTTGGGAAGAAGCGTGTCCCAAGACAAGGTGGGGTGGAGCTTTGCGCGCGAACAACATGAGGCGTCCGTGCTGTGTCCCGTGACGGGGAAGGTCCTGGCGGTGAACCATGCAGTCATGGACCATCCGGAAATCGCCCACAAAGATCCCTATCAACACGGATGGCTGATGATTATCGAGCCGAACATGCCCAAGCGGAATTTGAAAGGCCTCTATTACGGTGATGAAAGCGTCCATTGGATGGAACAGGAGCAACAGAAGCTGATGGGGATTTTGGGTCCTGAATACGCCGCGCTGGCGGCCACCGGCGCCGAGGTGGTGGACGATGTCTTCGGCAACTGCGAAGGTATCGAATGGAACGGCTTGGTCGACCGGTTTCTGCATACGAGCAAATAG
- a CDS encoding transporter substrate-binding domain-containing protein — protein sequence MRKAAGFLLLALALCLMPVFACVTETQVQISGSPVIDRILSRGELIVGTVGNMPPLNMITREGDIIGLEADMAAYLATSMGVKLRFETMPFSDLLPALENGKIDMILSGMTITPDRNLRVAFIGPYFVSGKSILTKIPTLDGVKDPSEINTPDTTLTTLENSTSELFVKKFIPNARLVTVKDYDQAVNLVLRNEADAMIADYPVCVVYALRHPDENLVALVSTFTYEPIGVALPKNDPLLMNWMQNTLSAIEDNGELEEMRVRWFEDDSWLSRLPPASGHPPTD from the coding sequence ATGAGAAAGGCTGCCGGCTTTCTGCTTTTGGCTCTGGCGTTGTGTCTTATGCCGGTATTCGCCTGCGTGACGGAAACCCAGGTTCAAATCTCGGGATCGCCGGTCATAGACAGGATTCTCTCGAGAGGGGAGCTGATCGTCGGTACGGTGGGGAATATGCCGCCGCTCAACATGATCACCCGGGAGGGAGACATCATCGGTCTCGAGGCGGACATGGCCGCGTATCTGGCTACCTCCATGGGAGTGAAGCTCCGGTTCGAGACCATGCCTTTTTCCGATCTGTTGCCGGCGCTCGAGAACGGAAAGATCGACATGATTCTGTCCGGCATGACGATCACTCCGGATCGGAATCTCAGAGTCGCCTTTATAGGGCCCTATTTTGTATCGGGAAAATCCATTCTGACCAAAATACCAACATTGGACGGTGTCAAAGATCCCTCCGAGATCAATACCCCGGATACCACTTTAACCACCCTCGAGAATTCCACCAGCGAACTGTTTGTGAAAAAGTTCATACCGAATGCCAGGCTCGTGACCGTTAAGGATTATGACCAAGCCGTGAATCTGGTGCTCCGGAATGAAGCCGATGCAATGATTGCCGATTATCCCGTCTGCGTCGTGTACGCACTGAGACATCCTGACGAAAACCTGGTGGCCCTGGTGTCCACATTTACCTACGAGCCGATTGGAGTCGCTTTGCCGAAAAACGATCCGCTGCTGATGAACTGGATGCAAAACACGTTGAGCGCCATCGAGGACAATGGAGAACTCGAAGAAATGAGAGTTCGCTGGTTCGAGGACGACTCCTGGCTGAGCAGGCTGCCTCCCGCTTCGGGACATCCGCCTACAGACTAA